A stretch of the Lolium perenne isolate Kyuss_39 chromosome 3, Kyuss_2.0, whole genome shotgun sequence genome encodes the following:
- the LOC127340453 gene encoding F-box protein At3g07870-like, which yields MDDANNNICVFPTATDVLADILTRLPPNARRRLRLVCQLWRDVIDERATADMRSRAKILAVTTEGAAYVVDVLSPGSLTDLWQRPLAIKAYAGPMSVVGTCNGLVCLCEDQEPGGAIMLANPATGEELRLPPLPMPSASVRLYRNSSRSWHQTYAFACHPTTGQYKVVHVPCCFDPFWEPGVVHVFTLGEATWRDVQAGPDARCSLGRSSLVDVDGMVYWMTEFTARVMAFDLEDERVTRTAPLPMPVRPSACRLTKVHARLGVAVTGGDSLTVWVLEGESWSRRYVLEAYKLRKQELAVPHFAHGDYVLTHGRSGETSVLYRHKMSGAARLQGGGGVVQIERKDKGDSVAWCKSNARTKATQWRGANRTQGQSLSIGRLPTLKVRNL from the coding sequence ATGGACGATGCTAACAACAACATCTGCGTCTTCCCCACGGCCACGGACGTCTTGGCCGACATCCTGACACGGTTGCCGCCTAACGCCCGCCGCCGTCTCCGCCTCGTCTGCCAACTCTGGCGGGATGTCATCGACGAGCGCGCGACGGCGGACATGCGGAGCCGCGCCAAGATACTGGCCGTGACCACCGAGGGTGCCGCGTACGTCGTCGACGTTCTGTCGCCGGGGAGCCTCACGGATCTGTGGCAGCGCCCGCTGGCGATAAAAGCGTACGCCGGCCCCATGAGCGTGGTGGGCACCTGCAATGGCCTCGTCTGCCTGTGCGAGGACCAGGAGCCCGGCGGAGCCATCATGCTTGCCAACCCGGCGACCGGCGAGGAGCTCCGCCTTCCGCCGCTGCCCATGCCGAGCGCTTCCGTCCGGCTGTACCGGAACAGCAGCAGGAGCTGGCACCAGACCTACGCCTTCGCGTGCCACCCGACCACGGGGCAGTACAAGGTGGTGCACGTCCCGTGCTGCTTCGACCCGTTCTGGGAGCCCGGCGTGGTGCACGTGTTCACGCTGGGCGAGGCAACATGGCGGGACGTGCAAGCCGGCCCCGACGCGAGGTGCAGCCTCGGCCGCTCTAGCCTCGTGGACGTGGACGGCATGGTGTACTGGATGACGGAGTTCACCGCGAGGGTCATGGCGTTCGACCTGGAAGACGAGCGTGTCACCCGCACCGCTCCTCTGCCGATGCCGGTTAGGCCGAGCGCATGCCGCCTGACCAAGGTGCACGCGAGGCTGGGCGTGGCCGTCACCGGCGGCGACTCGCTGACGGTGTGGGTGCTGGAGGGCGAGAGCTGGAGCCGCCGGTACGTCCTGGAGGCGTATAAGCTTCGGAAGCAAGAGCTCGCCGTGCCGCACTTCGCTCACGGCGACTATGTCCTGACGCACGGACGCTCCGGCGAAACATCTGTCCTGTATCGGCACAAGATGAGCGGAGCGGCGAGGTTGCAGGGCGGTGGTGGCGTGGTGCAAATCGAACGCAAGGACAAAGGCGACTCAGTGGCGTGGTGCAAATCGAACGCAAGGACAAAGGCGACTCAGTGGCGTGGTGCAAATCGAACGCAAGGACAAAGTCTATCTATCGGACGTTTGCCTACACTGAAAGTACGGAATCTTTGA
- the LOC139838288 gene encoding uncharacterized protein: MPRELDPTLVWSPPVEEVYVAAEERLEPRDKKPYRRGITKLPKLKTWAFRDVVLVPAGKSMFKYGDPRRKPTREYPNILGGIIRKHFPGIVNLPTGGRDVAWTWKHYSYAEDPSGKYENMQERVVRHFWKYFKRAEGKEIACDVILHELCRVRVTGMHYEARVQCVRDWHAERKVWMSKADCRDTLMAPWQYMQY; this comes from the exons ATGCCGCGGGAGCTAGACCCGACCCTAGTTTGGTCTCCGCCGGTGGAGGAGGTGTACGTTGCAGCCGAGGAGAGGCTGGAACCacgggacaagaagccgtataggcgcgggattacgaaactccccaagctaaaaacttgggccttccgcgatgttgttctcgtgcccgctggaaagag CATGTTCAAGTATGGCGACCCGAGGAGGAAGCCGACACGTGAGTACCCGAACATCCTTGGAGGCATAATTAGGAAGCATTTCCCTGGGATTGTCAATCTCCCTACTGGTGGCCGCGACGTGGCTTGGACTTGGAAGCACTACAGCTACGCGGAAGATCCTAGCGGCAAGTACGAAAACATGCAAGAGCGGGTTGTCCGCCacttctgg aaatacttcaagagggctGAGGGCAAGGAAATTGCGTGCGACGTTATCTTACACGAGTTGTGCAGGgtgagggtgactggcatgcactacgaggcacgtgtccagtgcgtccgcgactggcacgccgagCGCAAAGTTTGGATGAGTAAGGCTGATTGTCGGGATACGCTCATGGCACCATGGCAGTACATGCAGTATTAG
- the LOC127338917 gene encoding serpin-Z2A, whose protein sequence is MEITAAYRDTTAESYKAEIRAVDFAKGDREKIREEINKWVAAATNNLISEILPEGYLTCRSRFVLTNAIYFKGVWENLFPVRLTEDREFHRLGEAAAVEVPFMTFGPGERSLFLSYDKGFKVLRLPYRNSDASTSAFSMCVFLPNELNGLRAMVDALAAGGSMLDHVPKYRSKVRRVLLPKFKLSFFTSLVGVLKSLGLVEAFTEAADLSGLVEQHICDVRLDEVFHKAVVEVNEEGTVAAACTAVGGRVKQSARKETSKEFIADHPFAFYILEEVSGAVVFAGHVLDPSTSSH, encoded by the exons ATGGAGATCACCGCTGCATACCGCGACACCACCGCGGAGTCCTACAAGGCCGAGATTCGCGCCGTCGACTTTGCCAAG GGTGATAGGGAGAAGATCCGGGAGGAGATCAACAAGTGGGTGGCGGCTGCGACGAACAATCTGATATCGGAGATCCTCCCGGAGGGGTACCTGACTTGCCGGTCCAGGTTTGTGCTGACCAACGCCATCTACTTCAAGGGCGTGTGGGAGAACCTCTTTCCCGTGCGCCTCACTGAGGACCGCGAGTTCCATCGCCTAGGCGAGGCCGCCGCCGTCGAAGTCCCCTTCATGACCTTCGGGCCCGGAGAACGCAGCCTCTTCCTCTCCTACGACAAAGGCTTCAAGGTGCTTAGGCTCCCTTACAGGAACAGCGACGCCTCCACCTCTGCATTTTCTATGTGCGTCTTCCTCCCTAACGAGCTCAACGGGCTACGCGCCATGGTCGACGCTCTGGCCGCTGGAGGCTCCATGCTGGACCACGTGCCAAAGTACCGTAGCAAGGTGAGGAGGGTCCTGCTGCCCAAGTTCAAGCTCTCCTTCTTCACCAGCCTTGTCGGAGTGCTCAAAAGCCTGGGGCTAGTTGAGGCCTTCACAGAGGCAGCCGACCTGTCCGGCTTGGTGGAGCAGCACATCTGCGACGTGCGCCTGGACGAGGTGTTCCACAAGGCGGTGgtcgaggtgaacgaggagggcACTGTGGCCGCCGCCTGCACCGCGGTGGGCGGACGCGTGAAGCAGTCGGCGAGAAAGGAGACCTCGAAGGAGTTCATCGCCGACCACCCGTTCGCGTTCTACATATTGGAGGAGGTCTCTGGAGCCGTGGTCTTCGCCGGTCATGTCCTTGACCCTTCTACTAGCTCACACTAG